A region of the Acidicapsa ligni genome:
CTTGCTTTTTTATTGAACTCAATCGGAGCTACAAAGGACTATGCCCAATTCCGCGTCTCGCCCTACGCTGACACGCAGACGTTTTACTCAACTTTCTGGAATGGCGGTCGGCTCACTCGCATTGTCCGGCGCGGCCCGCGCTGCGGCTGCGCCGGACGTGAGGCTTGAGATTGCTCCGTACACGTTGGAAGCTTCGCCAAAGCATCACATCCAGACTGTGGCTTATAACGGACAGATTCCCGGGCCGTTATTTCGGATGCGTGAGGGAAAACCGCAGTCTGTTGAGATTCGGAACCTGACGAAAGATTCGGAGGTCGTTCACTGGCACGGCCTTTACTTGCCGCCCGATATCGACGGAGCGATGGAGGAAGGTACGCCAATGATTGCGCCGGGGGCCTCGACGCGCTATACCATGACGCCCAATCCGGCAGGTTTCCGCTGGTATCACACGCACACCTTCGCAGGGAAGAACCTCACCAAGGCGCAATACGGTGGGCTGCACGGTTTCCTGCTGATCGAACCGCGTGACAACCCTGCTGCCTACGATCAGGAGATCTTCCTTGGACTTCATGACTGGAACGGGCAATTCCTGAGCAGTGACGACGGTTATATGAACCCGGTCTACAATGTCACGACAATCAACGGCAAGATGCTCGGCTCTGGAGATCCCGTAAAGGTCAAACAAGGCGAGCGCGTCATGATGCACATCCTCAATAGCAGCCCGACCGAGGTTCATTGGATTTCGTTCTCAGGGCATAGCTTCAAGGTCGTAGCGCTGGACGGAAATCCAGTAGCCCAGGCTCAGACAGTTTCCATGCTTCGGCTCGCACCCGCAGAGCGCGTCTCTGCCATCGTCGAGATGAACAATCCCGGCGTATGGGTCCTGGGTGAAGTCCGCAAGCATGTTCAAGCCAGCGGAATGGGTGTTGTCATCGAATACGCCAACTCTTCCGGTAAACCGGTGTGGACGCAACCGGAGGATCTTGTGTGGAACTATCGCCAGTTCGCGGCAACAGGCGATGCCGCACAACATCAGGACGCAAAAACGATCGAGCTGGTTTTTGACTCCAAGTTCCAGGGGCACGGCAACGAAGAACTCTGGCGCATCAACGGTCTGAGCTATCCTCAGAACTCTACACCTGCCAACTCACCCATTCTGCAGACCGGACAGCGATACCGTCTGGTCATGAAGAACAAAAGCATGGATGACCATCCCATGCATCTACACCGTCACACGTTTGAAGTCCGCCGGATCGAGGACGGCGTTGAGATCGCCGGTGTGCGCAAGGATGTGGTGCTGGTACACGCCGGTAAAACTGTCGAGGTAGAGTTTGTGGCCGACAATCCGGGTAAAACACTCTTTCATTGTCATCAGCAAGATCACATGGATCGAGGATTCATGATGGTGTTCAATTATGCGTAACTCAACGATCAAGCTCGCGGCTAATGCGATTTTCGCTATCGCGGCCATTTTGTGTGTGCGATCCTCTGCGGCACAAGGAAACTATGAGATCCAGGTTTACGGGGCAGACACCGTTGCTCCGAAGACATTGATGGCTGAATTGCACTCCAACTTCACCCCGGAAGGTCAGAAGAACGACATCGATGGCGTGATTCCGACAAATCATCAGGAGCATGAGACGCTCGAACTCACTGAAGGCATTACGAGCTGGTCGGAGATCGGCTTCTATGTCTTCACCAGCGAGCAGGATGGTCACGGAGTCCAATGGGTCGGAGACCATATTCGACCACGAGTAAGAGCGCCTGACAGTTGGCATCTCCCGGTCGGGCTTAGCCTTTCGACAGAAATCGGCTATCAGCGAGCAATCTATTCCCCTGACACATGGACCTGGGAGATACGTCCAATCATCGACAAGACTCTCGGGCGATGGTATTTCGCATTCAACCCTGCTCTCGAACGCACCTTGCATGGTCCGGATGTAAAACAGGGGCTCGGCTTCTCGCCCGGAGTCAAGGTCAGCTACGATTTCACTCGTCAGATTAGCGGAGGCCTCGAATATTACGCAGACTATGGCCGGCTTGGAGCCTTTGACACCCTCCATAATCAGCAGCAACAGATCTTCGCCGTAACGGACCTCAACATATCGCCGAAATGGGAGATCAACATCGGTGTTGGGGTCGGCCCAACTGCAGCGACCGATCACCTCATCGTCAAAGGAATCCTGGGACGGCGGTTTGATTGGGGCAAACATTCGTCAGTCGAGTAGGAGCTTTTTACCACGAGGCAAAAGCATCAAGCGCTTGTCTCCAACTGCACACATCATTTTTGAGGAACCGGTGTCCATGAAGGACTCTAGTAATTACTTGAGACAAATGATGTTTCCCTTCCTCATCCTCAATGGCTGCGCTCAAATCCCTAACCTGCGCCTTGAGATTGAGAGTTTGCGCATTATCCGTTGAGTTCTGCAATCAGGAATGTGAGACTATTTGCCAGGCTCCGAATACGCTCTGTGAGAGTTAGAACTGGCTTGTGGCCCCGTGTTTCCGTGTAGTCGAGCAGAATCGGATGGAGCTGATTGGTTACCCCTCTCAATCGCGCGACCATCTTGCGAGCGGCTTTTCTTTTCCTCATCGGTAGCGCCTTCCTCGTCCTTCTTTCCCAGCTTCGGTTCCCAATACTCAATGCGAGAACCTTTCTCCCCATTGCGTACGCTCCAGCCATTGTCGAGAGCCTGTTTGAAGGTGCAAAATCGTGGGTCGGGGTAACCGCGCACCATGCTGGTAATCATGAGGCCGAGAACATTACCGCCACGATAGGCTTTGGTCGTAGTGGGGTTATAAGGTTATAAGGTAAACCTCCGTTACCGCCTTCCCAAGGCTGTTGCCATGGAGCGGCGCCAGACTCAAGGAGACGAATAATTTCATCCGTCATCTCCTGTCTAAAATCACGTGGTGGGGGCTTATCTTGCGGATTCATAAGGGTCAAAATAATGTCATCTGTAGATCGGAATTTGCTGTCGAAGCTTTATGCATTCAGATGCGCCGATACCGTGCTTTTATGCTCTGTTATTCCATCGGCCGCTCCGGGTTCGGCTGGCAGTCGACGTGCAGCACGCACCTCCTCGAAATCTGCAGTAACGATTTCAACAGCGGGCGCGACGCCCTTCCAATCCATTCGGTAGAAGGAAGTGTCAATTCCGCAATTAGCCTAACTCGATGGCTGTTTGCTTATAGGTTTTTTTGTATTTATCACTTTCCGTTCTTGGTAGTGCTCCTTACCGCTATATTCAAACGGGGCTGACATCTGGGAAATAATGAACACACCATAATCCGTCAGGTCGCTTGCGATGTCGATAACTCTGTACTCAAAATCGCTGCCGGTAAATCGAGGGGACTTGCCAGATGCTTTAGTCGCACCGAACGGAGGGTTGGAGATTGCACAATCGAATCGGCCGATATTCTTAGGAAGGTCAAATACATCGGCCTGAATCCAAGTTGCTTCGGGCGAAACCTTCTTGCCAACCGCAATGTAGTCGGGATTGACCTCTATCCTTCGTTTCCTGTTTGCTCAGACAACCATCAGCAGTCGGCAGATGTGCCTGTTCGATGGCCAACGAGCATTGTTGTCAGAACGCGGAAGGACTTAATTTGGATCCCAGGATCATCCGCGATGGTTTGGAACGAAGCGCCGCAAATTAGGCCAAACAGAGATGCGGAAGACAAAATGACTGTGAAGAATTTTGTGCACCTGCTCTTTCAAAACGGGTGATAATTGTGAGCATATCGATAGCAATCGGGGAGGGATCAGGACAGAACAGCTTGCGAAATCGTTGGTGCAGACAAAAGTCGCTTATTTTCAGTGGTTAATTGACCCGAGTTAACTGTCTTTGCTATAAATGTCTTAGCGCAGTGCGTCGCCCAGACGTGCTCCACAGGGTATTCCTCAGTAGCTCAATGGCAGAGCATTCGGCTGTTAACCGAAGGGTTGTAGGTTCGAGTCCTACCTGAGGAGCCAATTATTTTCTTAGACTTAGAACTCTCGACACTCCCCGATGACCCTCAGAAACAGCGAAATGTAGTGGATTTTGCAGGGCATCCCTTCACCGGGGCAACAATCTTGATGGAAGATTTCAAAGTGGAGTCCCTATTTATCCCGGCTAATATGGGTACGGTAAAAAACCAATCGCAAAAGGAACCCTACTCCAGTCAAAGAGTCCGTGAAGAAGGCTATAGCTAAGAACAAAGCGGCCATGAGCCTCTGGGAAGCAAACCAGGTAGACGTTCTGAACTTATTGGCAACGTAAGGGACGGCTTTGTTTAGTGCGAACGACTGCCCGAGGTTTCATGATTAGCTTGCTCGCCGAGCCAACTCATGATGCCGTTGGATCCGAGGGCTTTTCCGGCGGCGGCGCGGTCGGGAAAGCGCATGAGCTGGTCGCTATGCGGTGCGGCTGAGGCCATTTTTTCCTTTGCTGCGGCGGGCATGACGGGTTCGTCGCTTATCTGCTGCATGCGAACGACGCGATCTTTGAGCTCAGGAAGATAGTCGACCGGATCCAGCGATGCGACGCTTTTGAGAAACTCTGGCTTTAGATAATTCGGGCGCTCGTCTTCGGGGATTTGTTTCGAGTCGCGGAGAAATTCAGGCCAGTCACCCCAGGGGTCTAGCAGATCGAGTGAGGCGATTCGTTGGTCGGCGGCGGCTGAGAGGATCGCGACTGCTCCACCTGAGCCCTGACCGAAGACAGCGACGTGGCCGGCGTCGAGGTCATTGCGCGTCTCCAGGTAATTGAGCACCATCTGTACGTCGTGGGTGGAACTGGCTAATGCCTCCTGCAACTGGCTTACGAACCAGTTTCCGATAGGGCGCGGGGAGTGAATGCGCGGCCAGGAGAGTGCGGTGGCGAAGGCGACTGCGGCGAAACCATTGTCCCTGGCTCGATCGCACCAGCGGTCTTCACGGAAGATGTCGTTATCGAAGGTGTAGTTGTAGAGGAATAGCACGACTGGCATCTTGCCGTTATGTGTTGGGCGAATCACGTAGAGATCGATGGGATCGTTCTTGCGCCACTCCATGCGCAGGATTTCGCGTGTGCAGCCGCCGGGCAGATCGACTTTGCTGAGGAGGAAGCCGCCAATCGATTGCGGTGGCAGGTTGCTTTTGGCGAGCGCAAGAGTGTTCCAGTCTTCTTTGGGCGCGTCATCCGGAATATTCAGAGTTTTGAGGCCGGTCGCTGGGGAAGCTTCTTTTTCTGGTGCGGCCTGCATGGGGATTGGGATGTTGGGGGTCTGGGCATGAAGATTCGCCATGGTAAGAAGATCGATTGCAAATAGGAAAAATAGGCGGCGGATCATGAGCTGCTCCTGATCTGTGTAGTGCTTGACAAGAAATCGGCAGACCCGATCTTGCGAGCGGATCTGCCGTTGAAAAGTACTTCAGAGAGGTCTTAGGCTACCGGCGCATTCCGGTCTGGCCGTCGAGATGGTGGGGGTTGCTGGTGTTGGCGCAGTAGGAGTTGTCGGAGGTAGGCGAACCGGTGCCGGAGAGGCGCAGAACGACGCCGCCCACATCACCGCCTGCTTCAAGAGCGGAGCAGCTGCTGGAGTTCAGACCTACGTGGCCGTCGGCGATCGATGCGACGGGAGGCAAACCTGAACCGGCAGGCGGAAGGAAGTGCGAACGGACCACAGTGAGGCTGGATGGAACGATGAAGTCCGGACGTGCGGTAGTGGTGTCGAAGGTGACGAAGCTCTGGGCAGCGCTGGCAAGGGTGGTGACCGCCGAGGGAACGGTGGTGCCCTTGGAAACGAGGCGCAGCAGCGACCAGATGGGATATCCGTTAACAGCGTTCATTGCGTGCAGATCAACGTTGGCCAACTCGGTGGTGCTGTTGAGCGGAATGGCGCCGTTATAGGCGGTGTAAGAGCTGGAGCTGTTGAGCAGAGGATCGATGCTATCGACCATCAGGTACTTGCCGTTGGTGGAACTGAATCCGGAGAAGTTTGCAACGCTCCAGAAGCCGTAGCCGATGTTGTTATTGATGCCGCCGACGACGCCATTGCTGCGAACGAAGGAGAGCTCCTGACCGGTGCCGATGGTGCGGATACGAGCGCCAGTGCTGGCGGTCGTGATGTTGAGCGGGTTGAGGGCGACGGTGCCGGTTCCGTTGGCGGTGCAGGCCCGCTGGGCGAGGGTACCGTTGGTGGCGTTCTGATTAACGCCCACATCCTGGGAGGTCATGTTAACCGTGGTGTTGGGGACGTTGTACTCCATGGTGTTGTAGGTACCAGAGAGAGGCTCGCGAATACCGACGTAGACGCGGTCTCCGCTTGTAGAAGTAGGCGATGTAACCTGGTCGGAGTAAGAGAAGGTGCCGTCGAGGAACTTGGCCAGAGCAGCGCTCGTGATGTTTGAGAACTGGCCGAGGCCGGTGGTGCTGCTGCCGTTGACGACGACGATGATCGGCGTAGCACCGACCGGGGTGACGGTGAAGGCCGGCAGGGTGAAGTTGATGACATTGAAGACGCTGGAGCTGCCGGTGACAGCAGTGGTAACCTGGGCGTGCGTGACGTCGGTTTTCGAGTATCCGAGGCCCAGATACTGTGTGCCAGCGATAACGGAGCCGCAGGGTGTGAGAGCGCGGGCGGTAGCGAACTCGGCATCCTCAGGACGGATGTCGGTTCCGGCCGCATTGATGGCAGCTGAGTTTAAGGCGTTCGCGATCTCCGTGGGCAAGGGGACCTCGGTCACCAGGCCGCTAAACTGGCCCGCAGAAGCCGGATCGGTGGTGGGGAAGTTGGTGATGGAACAGGCTGTGCCATCGAAGAGGCAGCGGTTGCCAACGACCGAGTCGGTCGTCAGATAAGAGTAGATGGCAGTGCCCGTGCCGG
Encoded here:
- a CDS encoding alpha/beta hydrolase family protein, coding for MIRRLFFLFAIDLLTMANLHAQTPNIPIPMQAAPEKEASPATGLKTLNIPDDAPKEDWNTLALAKSNLPPQSIGGFLLSKVDLPGGCTREILRMEWRKNDPIDLYVIRPTHNGKMPVVLFLYNYTFDNDIFREDRWCDRARDNGFAAVAFATALSWPRIHSPRPIGNWFVSQLQEALASSTHDVQMVLNYLETRNDLDAGHVAVFGQGSGGAVAILSAAADQRIASLDLLDPWGDWPEFLRDSKQIPEDERPNYLKPEFLKSVASLDPVDYLPELKDRVVRMQQISDEPVMPAAAKEKMASAAPHSDQLMRFPDRAAAGKALGSNGIMSWLGEQANHETSGSRSH
- a CDS encoding autotransporter outer membrane beta-barrel domain-containing protein; the protein is MKMIIKSAIATGVALIALSANAHAQGITSANVAFKGLGSSGIALELGLGASSATLGSIHATCIWSGAGLIAKDATAPFTASTPATDSGNAWAAWTPAGGTCAAPGTGTAIYSYLTTDSVVGNRCLFDGTACSITNFPTTDPASAGQFSGLVTEVPLPTEIANALNSAAINAAGTDIRPEDAEFATARALTPCGSVIAGTQYLGLGYSKTDVTHAQVTTAVTGSSSVFNVINFTLPAFTVTPVGATPIIVVVNGSSTTGLGQFSNITSAALAKFLDGTFSYSDQVTSPTSTSGDRVYVGIREPLSGTYNTMEYNVPNTTVNMTSQDVGVNQNATNGTLAQRACTANGTGTVALNPLNITTASTGARIRTIGTGQELSFVRSNGVVGGINNNIGYGFWSVANFSGFSSTNGKYLMVDSIDPLLNSSSSYTAYNGAIPLNSTTELANVDLHAMNAVNGYPIWSLLRLVSKGTTVPSAVTTLASAAQSFVTFDTTTARPDFIVPSSLTVVRSHFLPPAGSGLPPVASIADGHVGLNSSSCSALEAGGDVGGVVLRLSGTGSPTSDNSYCANTSNPHHLDGQTGMRR
- a CDS encoding ArdC-like ssDNA-binding domain-containing protein; this translates as MNPQDKPPPRDFRQEMTDEIIRLLESGAAPWQQPWEGGNGGLPYNLITPLRPKPIVAVMFSAS
- a CDS encoding multicopper oxidase family protein, which translates into the protein MPNSASRPTLTRRRFTQLSGMAVGSLALSGAARAAAAPDVRLEIAPYTLEASPKHHIQTVAYNGQIPGPLFRMREGKPQSVEIRNLTKDSEVVHWHGLYLPPDIDGAMEEGTPMIAPGASTRYTMTPNPAGFRWYHTHTFAGKNLTKAQYGGLHGFLLIEPRDNPAAYDQEIFLGLHDWNGQFLSSDDGYMNPVYNVTTINGKMLGSGDPVKVKQGERVMMHILNSSPTEVHWISFSGHSFKVVALDGNPVAQAQTVSMLRLAPAERVSAIVEMNNPGVWVLGEVRKHVQASGMGVVIEYANSSGKPVWTQPEDLVWNYRQFAATGDAAQHQDAKTIELVFDSKFQGHGNEELWRINGLSYPQNSTPANSPILQTGQRYRLVMKNKSMDDHPMHLHRHTFEVRRIEDGVEIAGVRKDVVLVHAGKTVEVEFVADNPGKTLFHCHQQDHMDRGFMMVFNYA